One region of Esox lucius isolate fEsoLuc1 chromosome 17, fEsoLuc1.pri, whole genome shotgun sequence genomic DNA includes:
- the myh7ba gene encoding myosin, heavy chain 7B, cardiac muscle, beta a isoform X2: MSIMEEECMFPKATDASFKAKLYDNHIGKSANFQKPRPDKKRKYETHFELIHYAGVVPYNIVGWLDKNKDPLNETVVACFQKSSNKLLACLYENYVNSDSDQRTGGKERRKKAASFQTVSQLHKENLNKLMTNLRCTQPHFVRCIIPNETKTPGIMDAFLVLHQLRCNGVLEGIRICRKGFPNRMIYAEFKQRYRILNPHAIPDDKFVDSRKGAEKLLWSLEVDHSQYKFGLTKVFFKAGLLGLLEEMRDERLAKVLTMLQAFSRGMIMRKELQKMMTRKEALMVIQWNIRAFNAVKHWPWMKLFFRIKPLLKSAATEKEMATLKEELARLKTALEKSEAKRKELEERQVSLIQEKNDLSLQLQAEQDNLADAEERCDLLIKSKIHLEAKVKELMERLEEEEETNAVMLVKKRKLEDECAELKKDIDDLEITLGKVEKEKHATENKVKNLIEELSALDDIILKLTKEKKALQEAQQQTLDDLQAEEDKVNTLTKAKAKLEQTVDDLEGSLEQEKKVRLDLERTKRKLEGDLKLSLESVMDMENDKQQLQEKLKKKDFEMNQISSKIEDEQVLTIQLEKKIKELQARNEELEEELESDRAFRAKLEKQQGDVARELEELSEKLEEAGGATSTQIEVNKKRELDFLKMRRDLEEAMLHHETTVAGLRKKHADSVAELGEQIDSLQRVKQKLEKERAEAKMEVDDLVSNVEQMSKIKANAEKMCRLYEDQMNEAKARVEELQRQLNDTNAERGRAQADSAELGRKLEERDALVTQLQRSKNSYSQNAEELKKQLEEENKAKNALAHALQAARHDCDLLREQYEEEQEAKAELQRALSNANAEVARWRTKYETDAIQKTEELEEAKKKLVTRLQEAEESVEASNAKCSSLEKTKHRLQSEIEDLGMDLQRSSAAAAALDKKQRNFDKVLAEWRQKYEECQCDLESSQKESRSLSTELFKLKNSYEEAIDHLETTKRENKNLLEEISDLSDQITQGGKTIHELEKMKKGLDMEKNEIQAALEEAEGTLEHEESKSLRVQLELNQVKADIERKLAEKDEELDNLRRNHQRALESMQATLDSECKSRNEAVRLRKKMEGDMNEMEVQLNHANRQAADSQKQLRHLQVQTKELQLEVDEALHQNEELKEQAVVTERRNNLLTAEVEELRALLEQNERTRKLAEHELLQTTERVNLLHSQNTSLINQKKKLESDLSVVSTELDETSLECRNAEEKAKKAITDAAVMAEELKKEQDTSSHLERMKKNMEQTVKDLQMRLDEAEQIALKGGKKQIQKLEIKVRELENELESEQKKSHEFQKGVRKYERKIKELTYQTEEDRKNLARLQDLIDKLQTKVKNYKRQAEESEKQANSNLTKFRKVQHELNDAEERAELAESTVNKLRVRTRDQGSKLAE; the protein is encoded by the exons ATGTCCATCATGGAAGAGGAATGCATGTTCCCCAAGGCTACTGACGCCAGCTTTAAGGCCAAGTTGTACGATAACCACATTGGGAAGTCGGCTAACTTCCAGAAGCCGCGGCCCGATAAGAAGCGCAAATATGAGACCCACTTTGAGCTGATACACTACGCTGGAGTG GTGCCATACAATATCGTTGGGTGGCTGGACAAAAACAAGGACCCGTTAAATGAGACAGTGGTGGCATGCTTCCAAAAGTCCTCCAACAAGCTGCTGGCCTGCCTTTATGAGAACTACGTTAACTCGGACTCAGACCAAAGGactggaggaaaagagagaaggaagaagGCTGCATCTTTCCAGACTGTGTCACAGCTACATAAG GAGAACCTGAACAAGCTGATGACTAACCTTCGCTGCACCCAGCCGCACTTTGTACGTTGCATTATCCCCAATGAGACCAAGACCCCAG GAATCATGGACGCCTTCCTGGTGCTGCACCAGCTCCGCTGCAACGGTGTGCTGGAGGGCATCAGGATCTGCAGGAAGGGATTTCCCAACCGCATGATTTACGCGGAGTTCAAACAGCG CTATCGCATCCTGAACCCGCATGCGATCCCTGACGATAAGTTTGTGGACAGCAGAAAAGGAGCAGAGAAACTGCTGTGGTCCCTTGAGGTCGATCACAGCCAGTACAAATTCGGACTCACCAAG GTGTTCTTCAAGGCTGGTCTGCTGGGGCTACTGGAGGAGATGAGGGATGAACGTCTGGCCAAGGTGCTCACAATGCTCCAGGCCTTCAGCCGAGGCATGATCATGCGAAAGGAGCTCCAGAAAATGATGACCAGGAA GGAGGCCCTGATGGTGATCCAGTGGAACATTCGGGCCTTCAACGCGGTGAAGCACTGGCCGTGGATGAAGCTCTTCTTTAGAATCAAACCTCTGCTGAAAAGCGCCGCCACAGAGAAGGAGATGGCTACTCTGAAGGAGGAGTTGGCCCGGCTGAAGACGGCCCTGGAGAAGTCAGAGGCCAAACGTAAAGAGCTGGAGGAGAGGCAGGTCAGCCTGATCCAAGAGAAGAATgacctctctctgcaactgcaGGCG gAGCAAGACAACTTGGCGGATGCGGAGGAACGCTGTGACCTCCTGATCAAGTCTAAGATCCACTTAGAGGCAAAGGTCAAGGAGCTCATGGAGAGactggaggaagaagaggagacgAACGCTGTCATGCTTGTCAAGAAACGCAAGCTGGAGGATGAGTGCGCTGAGCTGAAGAAGGACATTGATGACTTGGAGATCACCCTGGGcaaggtggagaaagagaaacacGCCACTGAGAACAAG GTGAAGAACCTGATCGAGGAGTTGTCAGCTCTGGATGATATCATCCTGAAGCTGACCAAGGAGAAAAAGGCTCTGCAAGAGGCCCAGCAGCAGACATTAGATGACCTGCAGGCAGAGGAGGACAAGGTCAACACTTTGACCAAGGCCAAGGCCAAGCTGGAACAGACAGTAGATGAT ttggaaggCTCTTTGGAGCAAGAGAAGAAAGTGCGTTTAGACCTGGAACGAACCAAGCGCAAGCTGGAGGGGGACCTGAAGCTTTCCCTGGAGTCTGTCATGGACATGGAGAATGACAAGCAGCAACTTCAAGAGAAGCTGAAGAA GAAAGACTTTGAGATGAACCAGATTAGCTCTAAGATTGAGGATGAACAAGTTTTGACAATTCAGCTTGAAAAAAAGATAAAGGAGTTACAG GCTCGTAACGAGGAGCTTGAAGAGGAACTGGAGTCTGATCGGGCGTTCCGGGCCAAGCTGGAGAAACAGCAGGGCGATGTGGCCCGGGAGCTGGAGGAGCTCAGCGAGAAGCTGGAGGAGGCAGGGGGTGCCACCTCCACCCAGATCGAGGTGAACAAGAAGCGTGAGTTGGACTTCCTGAAGATGCGTCGGGATCTGGAGGAGGCCATGCTGCACCACGAGACTACAGTCGCCGGGCTGAGGAAGAAACATGCCGACAGCGTGGCCGAGCTGGGAGAACAGATTGACAGTCTACAGCGTGTCAAACAGaagctggagaaggagagggcAGAGGCCAAGATGGAGGTGGACGACCTTGTGTCTAATGTGGAGCAGATGTCGAAGATCAAG GCCAACGCTGAGAAAATGTGCCGGCTTTACGAGGACCAAATGAACGAGGCCAAGGCCAGGGTGGAGGAGCTCCAGAGGCAGCTCAACGACACCAACGCTGAGAGAGGCCGCGCTCAGGCCGACAGTG CCGAGTTAGGCAGAAAGCTGGAGGAGAGGGACGCCCTAGTCACACAGCTGCAGCGCAGCAAGAACTCCTACAGTCAGAATGCAGAAGAGCTCAAGAAACAACTGGAGGAAGAGAACAAG GCGAAGAATGCCCTGGCCCATGCCCTCCAGGCCGCCAGACACGACTGTGACCTGCTGAGGGAGCAGtatgaggaggagcaggaggccaAGGCTGAGCTTCAGCGAGCCCTGTCCAATGCCAACGCCGAGGTTGCCCGCTGGAGGACCAAGTATGAGACTGATGCCATCCAGAAGACAGAAGAGCTGGAAGAGGCGAA GAAGAAGTTGGTGACACGTTTGCAGGAGGCTGAGGAGTCCGTAGAGGCGTCCAATGCCAAGTGCTCCTCCCTGGAGAAGACCAAGCATCGGCTACAGTCGGAGATAGAGGACCTGGGGATGGACCTACAGCGCTCCAGCGCTGCAGCTGCTGCCCTTGACAAGAAACAGCGCAACTTTGATAAG GTGCTGGCTGAGTGGAGGCAGAAGTATGAGGAGTGCCAGTGCGATCTGGAGAGCTCTCAGAAGGAGTCCCGCAGCCTGAGCACAGAGCTGTTCAAGTTGAAGAACTCCTACGAGGAGGCCATAGACCACCTGGAGAccacaaagagagagaacaagaaccTCCTGG AGGAGATTTCTGACCTTTCCGATCAGATCACCCAGGGAGGTAAGACCATTCATGAGCTGGAGAAGATGAAAAAGGGACTGGACATGGAAAAGAACGAGATCCAGGCTGCTTTAGAGGAAGCTGAG GGTACTCTGGAGCATGAGGAGAGTAAATCTCTCCGCGTCCAGCTGGAGCTCAACCAGGTCAAGGCCGACATTGAGCGGAAACTGGCGGAGAAGGACGAGGAACTCGACAACCTCCG CCGGAACCACCAGCGAGCCCTGGAGTCCATGCAGGCCACCCTGGACTCAGAGTGCAAGTCACGGAACGAGGCGGTGCGTCTgaggaagaagatggagggGGACATGAATGAGATGGAAGTGCAGTTGAATCACGCCAACAGGCAGGCTGCTGATTCCCAGAAACAACTGCGCCACCTGCAGGTCCAGACCAAG GAGCTTCAGCTGGAAGTGGATGAGGCCCTACACCAGAACGAGGAACTGAAGGAGCAGGCAGTGGTTACGGAGCGCAGGAACAACCTGCTGACCGCAGAGGTGGAAGAGCTCAGAGCCCTGCTGGAGCAGAACGAGCGCACGCGTAAACTGGCCGAGCATGAGCTCCTGCAGACCACCGAGAGGGTCAACCTGTTGCACTCCCAGAACACAAGTCTTATCAACCAGAAAAAGAAGCTGGAGAGTGACCTGTCTGTGGTGTCCACCGAGTTGGACGAGACTTCGCTTGAGTGCCGCAATGCCGAGGAGAAAGCCAAGAAGGCCATCACTGAT GCGGCCGTGATGGCTGAGGAGTTAAAGAAGGAGCAGGACACCAGCTCTCAcctggagaggatgaagaagaacATGGAGCAGACCGTCAAGGACCTGCAGATGCGCCTGGACGAGGCTGAGCAGATTGCCCTGAAGGGTGGGAAGAAGCAGATCCAGAAACTGGAGATTAAG GTGAGAGAGCTGGAGAATGAGCTGGAGTCTGAGCAGAAGAAGAGCCACGAGTTCCAGAAGGGAGTCCGCAAGTATGAGAGGAAGATCAAGGAGCTCACCTACCAG ACAGAGGAAGACCGGAAGAACCTGGCCCGTCTGCAGGACCTCATAGACAAGCTGCAGACCAAGGTGAAGAACTACAAGAGGCAGGCTGAGGAATCG GAAAAACAGGCCAACTCCAACCTGACCAAATTCAGGAAGGTCCAGCATGAGCTGAACGATGCCGAAGAGAGGGCTGAGCTGGCAGAGTCCACGGTCAACAAACTCCGCGTTCGCACTCGGGACcaagggtcaaag CTTGCAGAGTAA